Proteins from a single region of Thiomicrorhabdus sp. Kp2:
- a CDS encoding 2OG-Fe(II) oxygenase: MNFSPVQINALLDNLVEKGWYEWPNAIADSTCELLLAEIETYDELGVLQSAGIGRGEQHQLNNSVRRDEIKWLDGRSESQIQYFEAMRTLQTEMNRALFLGLFEYECHYALYPEGGFYKTHRDSFKGQANRMVTTVLYLNPNWQDDWGGELVLYDDFETLQLAKIKPEMGKMVIFMSEQIPHEVLPTKQPRASVAGWFRLNTSTAVTIDPPL, translated from the coding sequence TTGAACTTTTCACCAGTACAAATCAATGCGCTTTTAGATAACCTTGTAGAAAAAGGTTGGTATGAATGGCCAAACGCCATTGCCGATTCTACCTGTGAATTATTGCTTGCTGAAATTGAAACCTATGATGAACTCGGAGTTCTACAAAGCGCAGGAATTGGACGTGGCGAGCAACACCAACTCAATAACAGTGTACGACGCGACGAAATTAAATGGCTAGATGGTCGTTCCGAGTCACAGATTCAATATTTTGAAGCGATGAGAACACTGCAAACGGAAATGAATCGTGCTCTGTTTTTAGGTCTTTTTGAATACGAATGTCACTATGCACTTTATCCAGAAGGTGGTTTTTATAAAACTCACCGTGACAGCTTTAAGGGTCAAGCCAACCGCATGGTGACTACCGTGTTGTATTTAAATCCTAATTGGCAAGATGATTGGGGTGGTGAGTTGGTTTTATATGACGATTTTGAAACACTACAACTTGCCAAAATCAAACCAGAGATGGGCAAAATGGTGATTTTTATGAGTGAGCAAATCCCCCACGAAGTGCTGCCCACTAAACAACCAAGAGCGAGTGTAGCGGGTTGGTTCCGTTTGAATACTTCTACAGCAGTTACGATTGACCCACCGCTTTAG
- a CDS encoding RMD1 family protein — protein sequence MSAQSVTLISINMPVVLSRLQIASLLKIQLQKGIEACYYAELENNRYLFFTEFSVLTFVNWPRQQITEALSLLGIQNAEHFEQSVLHQDYLIMEDSEVNQGSSVSNDLITLKEFSLWPLMIVALVVSQSVGLERFENKVSHYFSKGRDMLNDAGRLTWMKRHKFADYAEEISLLRHDMVLDLRLLDKPNVLWDNENYERLYNRLAEALELNDRFEVVSYKLNTLKEDIGMMMDLYNHKHSSFLEWIIIWLIVAEVVMSLLGIFGVVNH from the coding sequence ATGTCTGCTCAATCTGTTACTTTAATTTCGATTAATATGCCCGTTGTTTTGTCACGTTTACAAATTGCAAGCTTGCTCAAAATTCAACTGCAAAAAGGTATCGAAGCCTGCTATTACGCAGAGTTAGAAAACAATCGGTATCTGTTTTTTACCGAATTTTCGGTATTAACTTTTGTGAACTGGCCACGTCAACAAATCACCGAAGCCCTCTCTTTATTGGGTATTCAAAATGCAGAACATTTTGAACAGAGTGTTCTGCATCAAGATTATTTGATTATGGAAGACAGTGAAGTGAATCAAGGTTCATCCGTCTCAAATGATTTAATTACCTTAAAAGAATTCAGTTTGTGGCCACTTATGATTGTGGCTTTGGTGGTTTCTCAAAGTGTTGGTCTGGAGCGTTTTGAAAATAAGGTAAGTCATTACTTTAGTAAAGGGCGCGACATGCTCAATGATGCAGGTCGCTTAACCTGGATGAAACGCCATAAGTTTGCTGACTACGCTGAAGAGATTAGTTTGTTAAGACACGACATGGTTTTAGATTTACGGTTATTGGATAAACCAAATGTGCTTTGGGATAACGAGAATTACGAGCGCTTATATAACCGCCTGGCCGAAGCATTAGAATTAAACGACCGTTTTGAAGTGGTGAGTTATAAACTTAATACCCTAAAAGAAGACATTGGCATGATGATGGATTTATACAACCACAAGCACAGCTCTTTTTTAGAATGGATTATTATCTGGCTGATTGTGGCTGAAGTGGTGATGAGTTTATTAGGTATCTTTGGTGTGGTTAACCATTAG